The Camelina sativa cultivar DH55 chromosome 16, Cs, whole genome shotgun sequence sequence TATTATCAAAAGAGTCGTAAGCATTTTCTCTAAGTGTTGGGATAACAATGGGTAACGCAAATCGGCAATTAACAACAGTTAGCACTAAACACATCTCTATTTAAATCactctcctctttcttcttttggcaCCACCAAATAACCATTCCggcaaaaacaagaaagttaaCTAAAAAGTGTCATTATGACATTGACAGTATCGGAAGAAAAGAACATTCCTACAAAGACTCAGGTCTTGATCTTTCCATTTCCGGCGCAAGGCCACCTGATTCCCCTCCTCGACTTCACCCACCGCCTAGCTCTCCGTGGCGGCGCCGCCTTAACCATAACAGTCTTAGTCACCCCAAAGAACCTCCCtttcctctctcctcttctctccgCAGGAGTTAACATCGAAACACTTATCCTCCCTTTTCCTTCTCACCCTTCGATCCCTCCCGGCGTCGAAAACGTCCAAGACTTACCTCCTTCCGCCTTCCCTTCAATGATCCACGCGCTTGGTGATCTCCACGCGCCGCTTCTCTCTTGGATTGCTTCTCATCCTTCTCCTCCTGTAGCCATCGTCTCTGATTTCTTCCTTGGCTGGACCCAAAACCTCGGAATCCCTCGTTTCGAATTCTCTCCCTCCGCTGCTATCACTTGCTGCATCCTCAATACGTTGTGGGTCGATATGCCCACCAAGAAACATGAAGATGACGAGATCCTCGAGTTTCCCAAGATCCCGAATTGTCCGAAATACCCTTGGTCTCACGTCTCTTCGATTTACAGAAGTTACGTTCACGGAGATCCAACTTGGGAATTCGTGAGAGACTCGTTTAGAGACAACGTGGCGAGTTGGGGACTCGTCGTCAACTCTTTCACCGCCATGGAAGGTGTTTATCTCGAGTATCTTAAGCGAGAGATGGGCCATGATCGTGTATGGGCCGTAGGACCAATTCTTCCAGTATCCGGTGATAATCGCGGTGGGCCGAACTCAGTTTCTGTCGATCACGTGATGTCGTGGCTAGACGCACGTGAGGATGACCACGTGGTGTACGTGTGCTTCGGAAGTCAAGCTGTTTTGACCAAGGAGCAGACTCTTGC is a genomic window containing:
- the LOC104751253 gene encoding UDP-glycosyltransferase 89B1, coding for MTLTVSEEKNIPTKTQVLIFPFPAQGHLIPLLDFTHRLALRGGAALTITVLVTPKNLPFLSPLLSAGVNIETLILPFPSHPSIPPGVENVQDLPPSAFPSMIHALGDLHAPLLSWIASHPSPPVAIVSDFFLGWTQNLGIPRFEFSPSAAITCCILNTLWVDMPTKKHEDDEILEFPKIPNCPKYPWSHVSSIYRSYVHGDPTWEFVRDSFRDNVASWGLVVNSFTAMEGVYLEYLKREMGHDRVWAVGPILPVSGDNRGGPNSVSVDHVMSWLDAREDDHVVYVCFGSQAVLTKEQTLALASGLEKSGVHFVWAVKEPVEEDSSRGNILDGFDDRVAGRGLVIRGWAPQVAVLRHRAVGAFLTHCGWNSVMEAVVAGVLMLTWPMRADQYTDASLVVDQLRVGVRACEGPDTVPDPDALARVFADAVTGKQTERIKAVELRKAALDAVQEHGSSVKDLDGFIKHVVSLGLNK